TAATCTAGTAGCTGCAGAACACTATTATAAACACTGTCTTTTTTTAGAACGCCAATTGCTCAACGCTTGGTATAATCTTGGCGTAGTTTATTTAGAACAAGAAGCCCTAAATCCAGCCCAAACTATTTTAGAACGTGTAATTACTCTCGAACCCAATCACGCCGAAGCCTATAATAATCTAGGGAATATTTATAATAGACGCAATCAATTCTCTACTGCAGTTAATTACTATCGAAAAGCCATAGAAAGACGCCATCAGTTTCCCGACGCTCATTTTAACTTGGGGATGACGCTATTAAAAATGGGAGAATTTACCGAAGGTTGGGCTGAGTGCGAATGGCGTTGGCAAAGAAAGGATTTTACGCCCATACAATGTTCTCAACCCCAATGGAAGGGAGAAGATCTACCCAACGACACTATTTTAGTACACACCGAACAAGGCGCAGGAGATGCGATCCAATTTATTCGTTATCTTCCTCTAGTAGCTAAAAAGTGTCAGCGAGTAATTCTCTGTTGTCCAGAAAATTTAATAAGCTTATTTAAAACTATTCCCGAAATTGCCCAGATTTTTACCCCGGGAAACATTACCTCTGATAGCTTTGCGGTTTATTCTCCTCTGATGAGTTTACCTCACTGCTTGGGTACGACTTTAACTAATATACCCGCCCAAGTACCTTATCTTGGGAAGGGTTTAGTAAATGAGCAACTGACAACTAAATTAACCCGTTTAATTCCTGCTACATCTAGACCAAAAATTGGTATAGTCTGGGCTGGTAGTCCTACTCATGCTAACGATCGCCATCGTTCTTCTAATTTATCAGACTGGTTACCTCTATTACGCTTGGAGGGGATAGACTTCTATAGTTTGCAAAAAGGACCAAAAGCTAGTCAAATCGCCCAACTACCCCCAGAGATTAAACTGACAGATTTGAGTAACTATCTGGGAGATTACGCCGATAGTGCGATCGCTCTATCCTACCTAGATTTAATTATCAGCGTTGATACTTCTGTAGCTCATCTAGCTGGAGCCTTGGCTAAACCCGTCTGGACTTTATTAAGTTTTTATCACGATTGGCGTTGGTTGTGCGATCGCTTAGATAGTCCCTGGTATCCTACTATGAAGCTATTTCGTCAATCTCAACTCGATAATTGGTCGTCGGTTATGGAAACCGTTGTCACCGCTTTAACAACGAGGAAGTAAGGTCTGTAGCCTTTGCACCACTTGGGTTACCAGGGTTTTATCTACAATGATGATACCATAGCAGGGAAGATATACAATAAAAATAAACTTTAAAAAATTATTGCTTATGACTTGGATATCTAACGGTCAGCCTGCTATTATTCGTACCGAGCGCGGATTAACCATTGCTGGGACTCGCATTACTCTTTATGATGTCATGGATTATCTTAAGGCTGAATATCCTTCTAAGTTCATCCGTGATACGTTTAACCTAACGGATGCTCAACTGGGTGCGGTTCTTTCCTACATTGAAACGCATCAGAGAGATATTGAAGCCGAGTACCAGGGGGTTTTAAAAGTTACAGAAGAAATACACGATTATTGGAAGGAATATAATCGTGAGCGATTTGCTCAAATACCTACTATCTCTGAAAGAACGGGATATGAAACGGTCCGATCTAAACTCCAGGAGCGAAAAGCGCAAAGAGAAGCCCAAAAGTAATGATTATTTTGGCTGATTATCATTTAAATCGACAGGCAATTCTCTTAGGTGGTAGTCTTGTCGCCGGAGGATGGCTAGATATTGTCCCCATTAAATTGGTAACTTTCGAAGTCGTTAATTTAGCTGCAGATAGTAGCGATCGCCTTGTCTGGCAATTCGTCCAAAACAACGGGATGCTTTTGCTTACAGGAAATCGCAATGCTAAGGGAGAAGATTCTCTAGAACAAGTAATGCGTCAGGAAAACCAATCTACTTCATTTCCGATTATTACCATTAGTGATCCTGAACGCGTTAACGAGTATGACTATCGAGAACGCTGCGTTGAACGACTCATAGAAATTGTAATTGACATATTGCTGAACATCTTAGAACGCGTTCTGCAATATTTCTTATTAAAATAAATTGGTTTCATTGCCAAAAGGTTAAAAACCTAGCACAACTTGGTACTAAACTGGTATTATCAGAGGTAAAGTTTTCTGGTTATTCACCAAATTTATCTAGTTAATTTGATGTCTAATTCTCTTGATAATAATCGTCTTATTTGTAGATTGCTTACAGGTTGCAACCTTGAGCTATCTCATAGCCGCGACTTCAGTATCGTTCCATGATTCAGGAATGCTAAAAACTCTACCAAAAGGAGAATCGA
The sequence above is a segment of the Gloeocapsa sp. PCC 73106 genome. Coding sequences within it:
- a CDS encoding DUF433 domain-containing protein: MTWISNGQPAIIRTERGLTIAGTRITLYDVMDYLKAEYPSKFIRDTFNLTDAQLGAVLSYIETHQRDIEAEYQGVLKVTEEIHDYWKEYNRERFAQIPTISERTGYETVRSKLQERKAQREAQK